The following are from one region of the Salmo trutta chromosome 20, fSalTru1.1, whole genome shotgun sequence genome:
- the LOC115156376 gene encoding uridine phosphorylase 2-like, giving the protein MHAHQAAASRPLHRLRPLPHWHLRWSWSERLEPGTVVVTDKEVDCFFRAQFEQVVLGKVITRSTELDVGVSKELLQCSSELDDVPTVIGNTMCTSDFYEGQGRLDGALCSFSTEDKLEYLRKAYNTGVRNIEMESTVFRAMCRVCAISVIQNKSVSNVTNFL; this is encoded by the exons ATGCACG CTCATCAAGCTGCTGCATCACGCCCGCTGCATCGACTTCGCCCTCTTCCGCATTGGCACCTCCGGTGGAGTTGGTCAGAGC GTCTGGAACCAGGAACAGTAGTGGTCACAGACAAGGAGGTGGACTGCTTCTTCCGCGCCCAGTTTGAGCAGGTGGTTCTAGGTAAGGTGATCACCAGGAGCACAGAGCTGGACGTGGGCGTATCCAAGGAGCTGCTGCAGTGCTCGTCCGAGTTAGACGACGTGCCCACCGTCATCGGAAACACCATGTGCACCAGTGACTTCTACGAAG GTCAGGGTCGGCTTGATGGAGCTCTCTGCTCCTTCTCCACTGAAGACAAGCTGGAGTACCTGAGGAAAGCCTATAACACAGGAGTCAGGAATATTGAGATGGAGTCCACCGTCTTCCGAGCCATGTGTCGTGTCTGTGCCATCAGtgtaattcaaaataaatcagtcTCCAATGTCACTAACTTTCTTTGA